One part of the Raphanus sativus cultivar WK10039 chromosome 7, ASM80110v3, whole genome shotgun sequence genome encodes these proteins:
- the LOC108815148 gene encoding triacylglycerol lipase 2, translating into REPFLSFKITHFPLSYSSSLPYIKEHFSLISTTRRHTPYLNSRSVMVPSGSIVSALIFFALSINPLEARGPFNRLSGKPPQRTAAGGICASSVRIYGYKCEEHDVVTQDGYILNMQRIPEGRAGAGDMSKRQPVLIQHGILVDGMSWLFNPADQNLPLILADQGFDVWMGNTRGTRFSRRHKYLSPNQPAFWNWTWDELVSYDLPAMFDHIHGLTGQKIHYLGHSLGTLIGFASFSEKGLVDKLRSAAMLSPIAYLSHMTTVLGDIAARSFLAEATAIIGVAEFNPKSGLVGNFIKIICHQAGIDCYDLVAVITGKNCCLNASTVDQFLANEPQSTSTKNMIHLSQTVRDKVLRKYNYGTSDYNIKHYGQVLPPAYNISAIPHDLPLFFSYGGLDCLADVTDVKFLIDQFKFHDVDKIEVQFVKEYAHADFVMGVTAKDVVYNKVATFFKRQV; encoded by the exons CGTGagccttttctttcttttaaaataactCATTTCCCATTATCCTATTCGTCATCCCTTCCCTATATAAAGGAACATTTCTCTTTAATTTCTACAACGAGACGACACACCCCTTATCTCAATAGCCGTTCGGTTATGGTTCCATCCGGGTCAATCGTTTCAGCCTTAATCTTCTTCGCTCTTTCCATTAATCCCCTTGAAGCTCGTGGACCCTTCAACCGGCTTTCCGGGAAGCCACCGCAGAGGACTGCTGCTGGGGGCATATGCGCTTCTTCTGTCCGTATATATGGTTACAAGTGCGAGGAACATGAT GTGGTGACTCAAGATGGATACATATTGAATATGCAAAGGATACCGGAAGGACGAGCCGGCGCCGGAGATATGTCCAAGAGACAGCCTGTCCTAATACAGCATGGGATTCTTGTC GATGGGATGTCGTGGCTGTTTAATccggcggatcaaaatctaccGTTAATTTTGGCTGATCAAGGATTCGATGTGTGGATGGGGAACACAAGAGGGACTAGATTCAGCAGGAGACACAAGTACCTCAGCCCTAATCAACCG GCTTTTTGGAACTGGACGTGGGACGAGCTTGTGAGTTACGATCTGCCTGCTATGTTTGACCACATCCACGGCCTAACAGGCCAAAAGATTCACTACCTCGGACACTCTTTG GGGACTTTGATAGGATTTGCATCGTTCTCGGAAAAGGGATTGGTGGATAAGTTGAGATCGGCTGCGATGCTGAGTCCTATTGCTTATCTCAGCCACATGACCACCGTACTAGGCGACATCGCCGCCAGAAGTTTCCTTGCCGAG GCCACCGCCATAATTGGAGTGGCTGAGTTTAACCCCAAAAG TGGACTAGTAGGGAATTTCATAAAGATTATATGCCATCAAGCAGGGATCGACTGCTATGATTTGGTCGCTGTTATTACCG gCAAGAATTGTTGCCTTAACGCATCAACCGTTGATCAATTCCTGGCGAATGAACCTCAATCTACTTCCACCAAGAACATGATCCACCTTTCTCAAA CGGTAAGAGACAAGGTGTTGAGAAAGTACAACTATGGGACTAGTGATTACAACATCAAACATTACGGTCAAGTGTTACCGCCTGCTTACAACATATCCGCAATCCCACACGACCTTCCTCTTTTCTTCAGCTACGGTGGTTTAGATTGTCTTGCCGATGTGACCGACGTTAAGTTTCTGATCGACCAGTTTAAGTTTCATGACGTCGATAAGATCGAAGTGCAGTTTGTGAAAGAGTATGCTCATGCTGATTTTGTCATGGGTGTTACTGCCAAAGACGTTGTCTATAACAAAGTTGCGACCTTTTTCAAACGACAAGTTTGA
- the LOC108817106 gene encoding SWI/SNF complex component SNF12 homolog — protein sequence MSGNNNNNNPQKPQGSSSAPSPFGNPGMQASASSVPGNQGFTQQSHMAAPNFPAQFQFSQAQALAHAQAQSKAQAQFQAQMQAGMSMNQGQQGGGSSQGGIGVLGSSSSPSMTPGSLNMKRFQQRPSMRPPSGFPASNNNTISPMRTMELTPAARKKKMKLPEKSLQERVAAILPESALYTQLLEFESRVDAALSRKKVDIQEALKNPPCTQKTLRIYVFNTFANQQNNTIPGNPNADPPTWTLKIVGRILEDGVDPDQPGFVQQANPSHPKFSTFFKKVIVNLDQRLYPENSAITWESARSPAPQEGFEIKRKGNQEFAATIRLEMNYVPEKFKLSTALMDVLGIEVETRPRIISAIWHYVKARKLQNPNDPSFFNCDAALHKVFGEEKVKFTVVSQKISHHLSPPPPIHLEHKIKLSGNNPAISACYDVLVDVPFPIQRDLNNLLANAEKNKEIEACDEAICAAIRKIHEHRRRRAFFLGFSQSPVEFINALIESQSKDLKVVAGEASRNAEKERRADFFNQPWVEDAVIRYLNRKPAAGNEGPGTW from the exons ATGTCGggtaataacaacaacaacaatccaCAGAAGCCTCAGGGCTCTTCTTCTGCGCCTTCACCATTCGGCAACCCTGGGATGCAGGCCTCTGCATCATCTGTTCCTGGAAACCAGGGCTTCACTCAGCAGTCTCACATGGCGGCACCTAACTTCCCAGCTCAGTTTCAGTTCTCACAGGCCCAGGCCTTGGCCCATGCTCAAGCCCAGTCTAAAGCTCAAGCTCAGTTCCAAGCTCAGATGCAAGCAGGGATGTCGATGAACCAAGGACAACAAGGCGGCGGCTCCTCCCAGGGGGGAATTGGTGTGTTGGGTTCGTCTTCTTCCCCTTCCATGACTCCTGGTAGCTTGAACATGAAGAGGTTCCAGCAGAGACCCTCGATGCGACCTCCTTCTGGCTTCCCCGCCAGCAACAACAACACTATCTCCCCCATGAGGACGATGGAGTTAACCCCCGCGgcgaggaagaagaaaatgaagctTCCTGAGAAGTCTCTGCAGGAGCGGGTGGCGGCGATCTTGCCCGAGTCTGCGTTATACACGCAGCTTCTTGAGTTTGAGTCAAGAGTCGATGCTGCTTTGAGTAGGAAGAAAGTTGACATCCAGGAGGCTCTCAAGAACCCTCCTTGCACGCAGAAGACGCTTAGGATCTACGTGTTCAACACGTTTGCGAATCAACAGAACAACACCATCCCTGGGAACCCGAATGCTGACCCGCCCACGTGGACTCTCAAGATCGTTGGTAGGATCTTGGAAGACGGGGTGGATCCGGACCAGCCAGGGTTTGTTCAGCAAGCAAACCCATCTCATCCCAAGTTCTCAACCTTTTTCAAGAAGGTGATAGTTAACCTGGACCAGAGGCTGTATCCTGAGAACTCGGCGATCACATGGGAGAGCGCTCGTTCACCTGCTCCTCAGGAAGGGTTTGAGATAAAGAGGaaagggaatcaggagtttgCAGCTACGATTCGGTTGGAGATGAACTACGTCCCTGAGAAGTTCAAGCTTTCAACTGCATTGATGGATGTTCTCGGGATCGAGGTTGAAACAAGGCCAAGAATCATCTCTGCGATATGGCATTACGTCAAGGCGAGGAAACTGCAGAACCCAAACGACCCTTCTTTCTTCAACTGTGACGCTGCACTTCACAAAGTGTTTGGGGAAGAGAAGGTGAAGTTCACAGTGGTCTCTCAGAAGATATCTCATCACTTGTCACCTCCACCGCCGATTCACTTGGAACACAAGATCAAGCTGTCGGGAAACAACCCGGCCATATCAGCGTGTTACGATGTCCTGGTGGACGTACCTTTCCCGATTCAGAGGGATCTGAACAACCTGTTGGCCAACGCAGAGAAGAATAAAGAGATCGAGGCTTGTGATGAAGCTATATGTGCAGCCATAAGGAAAATCCACGAGCATAGGAGGAGACGTGCTTTTTTCTTGGGGTTCAGCCAGTCGCCAGTTGAGTTCATAAACGCACTGATTGAATCTCAGAGCAAGGATCTGAAGGTTGTAGCGGGAGAAGCTAGTCGAAATGCTGAGAAAGAACGTCGAGCAGACTTCTTCAATCAACCTTG GGTGGAAGATGCAGTAATACGTTACTTGAACCGGAAGCCAGCAGCTGGGAACGAAGGACCAGGGACGTGGTGA
- the LOC108815906 gene encoding uncharacterized protein LOC108815906, which translates to MGLTNFILTVAGVGAVVMLLKGDVKQSATVLRRNVKQIRNWLEEESSAASKAAQTTKPKEIETKVPEKDIPKDKN; encoded by the exons ATGGGTCTGACGAATTTCATACTGACGGTGGCCGGAGTAGGCGCCGTGGTGATGCTATTGAAGGGCGACGTCAAGCAATCTGCGACCGTATTGAGGCGCAACGTTAAGCAAATCCGCAACTGGCTCGAAGAAGAATCTTCCGCCGCCTCCAA GGCAGCGCAGACGACAAAACCAAAGGAAATTGAAACCAAGGTTCCGGAGAAGGACATTCCAAAAGACAAGAATTAG
- the LOC108816928 gene encoding LOW QUALITY PROTEIN: uncharacterized protein LOC108816928 (The sequence of the model RefSeq protein was modified relative to this genomic sequence to represent the inferred CDS: deleted 1 base in 1 codon; substituted 1 base at 1 genomic stop codon) produces the protein MALNWGPVLMSVVLFIILTPGVLFXFPGKTKAVEFGGFQTSGAAIVIHTLIFFACITVSLSALHIQIYAS, from the exons ATGGCGTTGAACTGGGGACCAGTGTTAATGTCGGTGGTTCTGTTCATCATACTGACGCCCGGAGTACTGTTTTAGTTTCCGGGGAAGACCAAAGCGGTTGAGTTTGGCGGATTCCAGACAAGCGGTGCAGCTATTGTTATCCACACTCTCATCTTC TTTGCATGCATCACAGTCTCCCTTAGCGCTCTTCATATCCAAATATACGCTTCCTAA
- the LOC108817107 gene encoding protein NUCLEAR FUSION DEFECTIVE 4, with the protein MASTTREKLVSFINNRWLVFVAAMWIQSCAGVGYLFGSLSPVIKSSLNYNQKELARLGVAKDLGDSVGFLAGYLSEMLPLWAALLVGAVQNLVGYGWVWLIVTGRAPILPLWAMCILIFVGNNGETYFNTASLVSGVQNFPKSRGPVVGILKGFAGLGGAMLSQIYTMLNSPDPATLIFMVAVAPAVVTVSLMFFIRPVGGHRQIRPTDGASFTFIYGVCLLLAAYLMAVMLIEDLAVVSHKVITAFTIVLFFILLAPVLVPITTSFFSDSNGPADTVEEPLVPKREEDQDPGLRTPDLILSEVEDEKPRDVDLLPASERHKRIAHLQAQLMQAAAEGAVRVKGRRGPHRGEDFTLTQALVKADFWLIFVSLLLGGGSGLTVIDNLGQMSQSLGYDNTHVFVSMISIWNFLGRISGGYFSELVVRDYAYPRPVAMAVAQIVMAVGHVCFAFGWPGAMYIGTLLIGLGYGAHWAIVPATASELFGLKKFGALYNFLTLALPVGSFVFSGVIASSIYDMEAERQAHGSVFNPDDVLKCEGSICYFLTSLIMCGFCIVACTLSMILVRRTKSVYTQLYGKSRT; encoded by the exons ATGGCGTCGACAACGCGAGAAAAGCTCGTATCTTTCATTAACAACAGATGGCTCGTCTTCGTTGCCGCCATGTGGATACAGTCATGCGCCGGCGTCGGTTACTTGTTCGGAAGCCTTTCTCCGGTCATCAAAAGCTCCCTGAACTACAACCAGAAGGAGCTCGCTAGACTCGGTGTCGCTAAGGATCTCGGCGACAGTGTTGGCTTCCTCGCCGGGTACCTCTCGGAGATGTTGCCTCTCTGGGCCGCTCTTCTCGTCGGCGCTGTTCAGAACCTCGTCGGTTACGGATGGGTTTGGCTTATCGTCACTGGACGAGCTCCGATTCTTCCTCTATGGGCT ATGTGCATTCTCATATTCGTTGGGAACAATGGAGAAACCTACTTCAACACGGCGTCACTAGTCTCTGGTGTTCAAAACTTCCCAAAGAGCCGAGGTCCAGTGGTGGGTATCCTCAAAGGATTCGCTGGGCTAGGAGGTGCAATGCTCTCTCAGATATATACAATGCTCAACTCTCCTGACCCTGCAACTCTCATTTTCATGGTCGCCGTTGCCCCCGCGGTTGTTACCGTTTCCCTAATGTTCTTCATCAGACCCGTCGGTGGTCACAGGCAGATTCGTCCCACCGATGGAGCTAGCTTTACTTTCATCTACGGCGTCTGCCTTCTCCTCGCTGCTTACCTCATGGCCGTTATGCTTATCGAAGATCTCGCCGTCGTTAGCCACAAGGTTATCACCGCGTTCACCATTGTCTTGTTTTTCATTCTTCTCGCACCGGTCTTGGTCCCTATCACGACGAGTTTCTTCAGCGATTCGAACGGTCCTGCTGATACAGTGGAGGAACCACTTGTGCCTAAACGGGAAGAAGACCAAGATCCTGGACTCAGGACACCTGACTTAATCCTGAGCgaagtggaagatgagaaacCGAGAGATGTGGATCTGCTTCCTGCGTCAGAGAGGCATAAGAGAATCGCTCATCTGCAAGCGCAGCTGATGCAGGCGGCTGCGGAGGGAGCGGTCCGGGTTAAGGGACGTAGAGGGCCACACAGAGGTGAAGATTTCACGCTAACGCAGGCGCTGGTGAAGGCAGACTTCTGGCTGATATTCGTCTCGCTTCTGCTCGGTGGTGGCTCCGGTTTGACTGTGATAGACAATCTTGGTCAGATGAGTCAGTCTCTTGGTTATGACAACACTCACGTCTTTGTGTCTATGATTAGCATTTGGAACTTCCTTGGACGTATCTCCGGCGGTTATTTCTCTGAGCTCGTTGTCAG GGACTATGCGTACCCAAGGCCAGTAGCCATGGCCGTGGCTCAGATAGTAATGGCAGTGGGACACGTTTGTTTTGCCTTCGGATGGCCTGGAGCTATGTACATCGGCACTCTCTTGATTGGACTCGGGTACGGTGCTCACTGGGCCATTGTCCCAGCCACAGCCTCTGAGCTCTTTGGTCTGAAAAAGTTTGGAGCTTTGTACAATTTCTTGACGCTGGCCCTACCCGTCGGGTCCTTCGTCTTCTCGGGTGTGATCGCTAGCAGCATATACGACATGGAAGCTGAGAGACAAGCACACGGTTCTGTTTTTAATCCGGATGATGTTCTTAAATGCGAAGGTTCGATATGTTACTTCTTGACGTCGCTTATAATGTGTGGCTTCTGTATCGTCGCTTGTACCTTGAGTATGATCCTCGTGCGTCGTACCAAGTCTGTCTACACTCAGCTCTATGGCAAGTCCCGCACCTAA
- the LOC108817108 gene encoding peroxidase 55: protein MHTGSDSRKHTKMWLLLLGMLFFCMETTNSKSQLSENFYASRCPNVELIVRQAVTTKYQQTPITAPGTLRMFFHDCFVGGCDASVLIASDKGDAEKDAHDNISLAGDGFDTVAKAKLAVEAQCPGLVSCADILALAARDVVVLAGGPRFKVELGRRDGLVSKASRVDGKLPGPDLDVTGLVKLFASNGLSMTDMIALSGAHTIGFSHCDRFAHRLYNFSSLMPVDPTLDPAYARLLMDTCPRVGSDPNIVADLDANTPRVFDNVYFQNLVARKGLFTSDQVLFNDFRSQATVVRFANNADEFKTAFTSAMRKLGRVGVKVGNKGEIRRDCSAFN from the exons ATGCATACTGGTAGTGATTCAAGAAAACACACGAAGATGTGGCTCTTGTTGTTGGGGATGTTGTTCTTTTGCATGGAGACCACCAATTCAAAATCTCAACTATCAGAGAATTTCTACGCCTCCAGATGCCCTAACGTGGAGCTCATCGTTAGACAGGCGGTTACCACGAAGTACCAACAAACCCCCATCACGGCTCCAGGAACGTTACGGATGTTCTTTCACGACTGTTTCGTCGGT GGATGTGATGCTTCTGTGTTAATAGCATCTGACAAAGGAGACGCGGAGAAGGATGCTCACGACAATATATCTCTCGCAGGAGACGGATTCGACACCGTGGCTAAGGCCAAACTCGCTGTGGAAGCTCAATGTCCTGGCCTTGTGTCATGTGCTGACATTCTGGCTCTTGCAGCCAGGGACGTGGTCGTCCTC GCTGGAGGTCCAAGGTTTAAAGTGGAGCTAGGGAGACGAGACGGACTCGTGTCAAAGGCCTCTCGTGTAGACGGGAAGTTACCAGGGCCAGATCTAGACGTGACCGGTCTGGTCAAACTATTCGCTAGTAACGGTCTTTCAATGACCGACATGATCGCTCTCTCAGGCGCACACACGATAGGATTCTCTCACTGCGACCGTTTTGCTCACCGTCTCTACAACTTCTCATCCCTCATGCCCGTAGACCCCACGTTAGACCCAGCCTACGCGCGACTGCTGATGGATACCTGCCCTCGAGTCGGGTCGGATCCCAACATCGTCGCAGACCTCGACGCAAACACCCCGCGTGTCTTCGACAACGTCTACTTCCAGAACCTCGTGGCTAGGAAGGGACTATTCACCTCGGATCAAGTTCTGTTTAACGACTTCAGGTCTCAGGCAACGGTTGTCAGGTTTGCAAACAATGCTGATGAGTTCAAAACCGCTTTCACCTCAGCTATGAGGAAACTAGGCCGCGTTGGAGTTAAAGTTGGTAACAAAGGAGAGATTCGTAGAGATTGCTCTGCTTTtaattaa